ATCATCCACATCGGCGATGTAAGTGTTCCACGGCACGTAGTTGATTCCGCCGCGCCCAATGCACGCCAGCCCAGAACTCAACAACAGCAGAGAGCTAAATAGTTAGCCAAACCGATCTTACGCATTTTCATCGCCATCCTTCTCCGAACATTTTTAATTATGAAGGTGTCACGCTGCTACGGTAGCGCCCGGCGATCGTGAAAACCTTTGCGCTTTTGCCACCCCTCGTCACACGCTGGCAACATGGGGAAGATGGGTGCGATCCGCGTCAAAGATTTTATAAAAACCGATTTTAGCTGAACGAAACCCGTAGTTAGCTTATGGCGATCACAGGATAGAAGAAGGGGTTTAGTTGATGGAGGTGGCACTGTCTGTAATTGAAGAGAAATTCAAGAAACTGGATGTGCTATACGGCATAAAAACCGTCGAAAGCGTTTTTCAACGTTGCGCAGCAACGGCCCGAAGGGTGGCAGACAAGGATGTCTGCCATAAAAAAATCCAGAAACGTTTTCACGCTTCTGGATTTTTAGGGTTAATCACGTTGGCGTATATCAGGCCGTTTTCTCAGCGACCTGATACGCCAGAAACGCAATTACTGGCCTTTAACTTCTTTCAGACCGTTGAACGGTGCAGCATCACCCAGCGCTTCTTCGATACGAATCAGCTGGTTGTATTTAGCAACGCGGTCAGAACGGCTCATAGATCCGGTTTTGATCTGACCAGCCGCTGTACCTACTGCCAGGTCAGCGATGGTTGCATCTTCAGTCTCGCCTGAACGGTGAGAGATAACAGCCGTGTAGCCTGCATCTTTCGCCATTTTAATTGCAGCCAGCGTTTCGGTCAGAGAACCGATCTGGTTGAATTTGATCAGGATGGAGTTAGCGATGCCTTTCTCGATACCTTCTTTCAGGATCTTGGTGTTGGTTACGAACAGATCGTCACCAACCAGCTGGATTTTGTCGCCCAGAACTTTAGTCTGGTACGCGAAGCCAGCCCAATCAGATTCGTCCAGACCGTCTTCGATAGATACGATTGGGTACTGTTTAGTCAGATCTTCCAGGAAGTGAGTGAATTCTTCAGAGGTGAACGCTTTGTTGCCTTCGCCAGCCAGAACGTATTTACCGTCTTTGTAGAATTCAGATGCTGCACAGTCCATCGCCAACGTAATGTCTTTGCCCAGCTCGTAGCCTGCCGCTTTTACCGCTTCAGCGATAACAGCCAGCGCTTCGGCGTTGGAACCCAGGTTAGGCGCGTAGCCACCTTCGTCACCCACAGCCGTGCTCATGCCTTTAGACTTCAGAACTTTAGCCAGGTTGTGGAACACTTCAGAACCCATACGAACAGCTTCTTTCAGGGTTTTCGCGCCAACAGGCTGAATCATGAACTCTTGGATATCAACGTTGTTATCTGCGTGCTCGCCGCCGTTGATGATGTTCATCATTGGCAGTGGCATAGAGTATTTTCCTGGGGTGCCGTTCAGTTCAGCGATGTGAGCATACAGCGGCAGGCCTTTTGACGCAGCAGCAGCTTTAGCGGCAGCCAGAGAAACAGCCAGAATGGCGTTAGCACCAAATTTGGATTTGTTGTCGGTACCATCCAGATCGATCATGATCTTGTCGATGTTCGCCTGATCTTTCGCGTCTTTACCCACAACAGCCTGAGCAATCGGGCCGTTAACAGCGGCAACGGCTTTCGTTACGCCTTTGCCCAGAAAACGGGATTTGTCACCGTCACGCAGTTCCAGCGCTTCGCGAGAGCCAGTAGAAGCTCCTGATGGCGCAGCAGCCAGACCTACAAAACCACCTTCCAGATGAACTTCCGCTTCAACAGTTGGGTTTCCGCGTGAGTCGATGATTTCACGGCCGATGACTTTAACAATTTTGGACATTAGATTTTCCTCAGTACAAGTTAAACTAAAACTTTAGACAGAACTAAAACCCTAGACGAGCAACGCGCGATAGCGATCGCGCGTTGCTGATATAACTCTTACTTCACCTGACGCTTCTGGTACGCGCCAGCGGCTTTCACAAAGCCGGCAAACAGGGGATGTCCATCTCGCGGCGTTGATGTGAATTCCGGGTGGAATTGACAGGCAACGAACCAGGGATGATCGGGTAACTCAACAATCTCCACCAGTTTGCGGTCGGCGGAAAGACCAGCAACCCGTAATCCCGCCGCTTCAATCTGTTTCAACAGCATGTTGTTCACTTCATAACGATGACGGTGACGTTCGATAATCGTCTGTTCACCGTACATCTGACGCACCAGACTGCCTTCGGTCAGATGGCATTGCTGCCCGCCAACGCGCATGGTGCCGCCCAGATCGCTGGCTTCATCACGGACTTCAACATTGCCGTTCTCATCACGCCATTCCGTGATCAGCGCAACCACCGGGTACTTACAGTCTGGCATAAACTCCGTTGAGTTTGCGCCTTCCATTCCGACAACGTTACGGGCAAATTCCATTAATGCGACCTGCATCCCCAGGCAAATGCCCAGATAAGGGATATGGTTCTCACGGGCATAACGCGCCGCCATGATTTTCCCTTCGACGCCACGGTAGCCAAAACCGCCTGGAATCAGAATCGCGTCTAAATCTTTCAATACGTCGACACCACGGGTTTCGACATCTTGCGAGTCGATCAGCTTGATATTCACCGTCAGACGGTTCTTCAAGCCGCCGTGTTTCAGCGCTTCAATCACGGATTTGTAGGCATCCGGCAGCGCAACATATTTGCCGACCATACCGATAGTCACTTCACCGCCCGGATTCGCTTCTTCATACACAACCTGTTCCCATTCTGACAGGTTGGCTTCAGGGCAGTTCAAGCTGAATCGTTTACAAATATAATCGTCCAGCCCCTGTGATTTCAATAGCGCCGGGATTTTATAAATCGAATCAATGTCTTTAAGGGATATTACTGCTTTTTCCGGCACATTACAGAATAAAGCAATTTTTGCACGCTCATTGGCGGGCACCGTGCGGTCGGAACGGCAAATCAGCACGTCAGGCTGGATACCGATGGAAAGCAGCTCTTTAACAGAGTGCTGCGTCGGCTTGGTTTTCACTTCGCCCGCCGCCGCAAGATACGGCACCAGCGTCAGGTGCATAAACAGCGTGTGCTCGCGGCCGACTTGTACCGCCATCTGCCGAATCGCTTCAAGGAACGGCAATGATTCGATATCACCGACGGTACCACCGATTTCAACCAGAACGACATCGTGGCCTTCGCCACCTTCAATGATGCGCTCTTTAATCGCGTTAGTGATATGTGGAATCACCTGAATGGTCGCGCCCAGATAGTCGCCACGGCGCTCTTTGCGCAGGACATCAGAGTAGATACGGCCAGTGGTGAAGTTGTTGCGGCGCGACATTTTAGTGCGGATGAAACGCTCGTAGTGACCCAAGTCCAGATCGGTTTCGGCGCCGTCTTCGGTGACAAAGACTTCACCGTGCTGCGTCGGGCTCATCGTGCCCGGATCCACGTTGATGTACGGGTCCAGTTTCATGATGGTAACGTTGAGGCCACGGGCTTCGAGAATAGCCGCCAGAGAGGCTGCGGCAATGCCTTTACCCAGAGAGGAAACGACCCCGCCGGTCACAAAAATATAATTAGTTGTCATGCTGAACCTGAGAGTTTAGGTTTAAAGACGATGGAAGTACCAAGACGGGAAAGTAGTATACCTGAACCTGATGAGCGCCACAAATGTTCGTTTTACACAATGTGACGATTCCAACACACGTGCAGACGAGGTGAAACCACCTTCACCCCGACTCACAATCACTTTAAAAAACAATAAAATAAAAACCTTAAAATCAATAAAAAACGATCTTATCGATAAAAATGGATTAATGGCTGATTTCCTGTTTTTTCACCTGCTGCCATGCGGCTTCCATTTCGTCCAGTGTCGCCTGTTCCAGCGTTTTTCCCGATGCCGTAACGATTTGTTCTACCTCACGAAAACGTCGAGTGAACTTACGATTTGCCGCCTGTAACGCCGTCTCAGCCTTGTGTCCCAGATGGCGAGAAAGATTGACTGTAGCGAACAATAAATCACCAATCTCTTCACCTAATTTTTCTTCATCGACAACGGCTTGCCGCGCCTCAAACATCACCTCGTCGATCTCTTCGTAAACTTTATCGAGCACCGGCCCCAGGCTGTCCCAATCGAAGCCAACAGAGGCACAACGCTGCTGAATTTTTTGCGCTTTCATTAAGGCAGGCAGCGCATCAGGAATGTCATCCAACGGCGAATGACGATCTTTCTCCGCCCGTTCCTGCGCTTTGGTCTGTTCCCAGTTTGCCAGCACGGCATCGCTATCCGTCAGCGTCAGATCCCCGAAGATATGCGGGTGGCGGCGTTCCAGCTTATCGCTGATGGCGTTACATACATCGGAGAAATCGAACAGGCCCTTTTCCTGCGCCATCTGTGCGTAAAACACCACCTGAAACAGCAAATCCCCTAACTCACCGCGCAAATCATCAAAATCCTGACGGCTGATAGCATCCAGCACTTCGTATGTTTCTTCCAGCGTATAGGGCGCGATGGTGTCGAAAGTCTGCTTCTTGTCCCACGGACAGCCATTTTCAGGATCGCGTAGGGTTTTCATGATGGCGAGCAGACGCTCGACGGGGGATACATTCGTCAAAGGTAAAGTCATAATATTCCTGCAAAATTTGTGTGGAAATAGCAAAACACAGAAGCCAACTTCGGCTAAAAAGCGAAAAGACATCACTATTTTCATTTCAACGGCGTAAAAAATTGTGCTGAGATGCACATGACCGCCGAGTGAGCCGCACGGACGCGGCGAAAGCCTGTGCCGCGTCAGGAACGCGTCACAGGTGGCTCGACAGCGGACATGTTCATCGAAGGAACCGCAACGCGGCACAATTCTCGCCAAAAGCCAGGGTTCTGAGGGATGCGGCACCTGAGCATCCCTCAGTCGGGCGTGGCTCTGGTGCCACAAAAAACAATACGGCTAATCACGCACGAAACTTTTCACCACACCCGCACAAGGTTTTCAACTGGCTGATGGTGAAACCATCATTTACGCTCCCTGCTGGCGCCGCGCATCAATCACATCCGGCAGTTGGTTGAGCTTCGCCAGAATGCGGCTCAGTACTTGCAGGTTGTAGATCTCGATATCCATGTCAATCGTTGCCAGTTGCTGTTTGGTGTCGCTGCGGCTGGCGACGCCCAGTACATTGACCTTCTCATTCGCCAGAATTGTGGTGATATCTCGCAACAGGCCACTGCGATCGTTGGCAATCACCCTCACCACCAGCGAATAACCGCTGGAGTAGCTTTCGCCCCATACCGCGTCCACAATCCGCTCCGGCGAACTGGCGCGCAGTTCATCCAACTGTTCGCAGTCCGCGCGGTGAATCGAAATCCCACGACCACGCGTGATAAATCCGGTGATCTCGTCGCCCGGAATCGGCTGGCAGCAGCGCGCGATATGGTGCATCAGGTTACCGACGCCTTCCACGACCACACGACCGTTATCTTTATTATTACTGCGTACTGGCGGCTGATGCGATTTCTGCGTCAGCTGGCGCAGCGCTTCACGATCCAGTTCTTCCGCGCTCGGCTGTTTTAACTGCG
The genomic region above belongs to Pectobacterium colocasium and contains:
- the eno gene encoding phosphopyruvate hydratase, whose protein sequence is MSKIVKVIGREIIDSRGNPTVEAEVHLEGGFVGLAAAPSGASTGSREALELRDGDKSRFLGKGVTKAVAAVNGPIAQAVVGKDAKDQANIDKIMIDLDGTDNKSKFGANAILAVSLAAAKAAAASKGLPLYAHIAELNGTPGKYSMPLPMMNIINGGEHADNNVDIQEFMIQPVGAKTLKEAVRMGSEVFHNLAKVLKSKGMSTAVGDEGGYAPNLGSNAEALAVIAEAVKAAGYELGKDITLAMDCAASEFYKDGKYVLAGEGNKAFTSEEFTHFLEDLTKQYPIVSIEDGLDESDWAGFAYQTKVLGDKIQLVGDDLFVTNTKILKEGIEKGIANSILIKFNQIGSLTETLAAIKMAKDAGYTAVISHRSGETEDATIADLAVGTAAGQIKTGSMSRSDRVAKYNQLIRIEEALGDAAPFNGLKEVKGQ
- the pyrG gene encoding glutamine hydrolyzing CTP synthase; the protein is MTTNYIFVTGGVVSSLGKGIAAASLAAILEARGLNVTIMKLDPYINVDPGTMSPTQHGEVFVTEDGAETDLDLGHYERFIRTKMSRRNNFTTGRIYSDVLRKERRGDYLGATIQVIPHITNAIKERIIEGGEGHDVVLVEIGGTVGDIESLPFLEAIRQMAVQVGREHTLFMHLTLVPYLAAAGEVKTKPTQHSVKELLSIGIQPDVLICRSDRTVPANERAKIALFCNVPEKAVISLKDIDSIYKIPALLKSQGLDDYICKRFSLNCPEANLSEWEQVVYEEANPGGEVTIGMVGKYVALPDAYKSVIEALKHGGLKNRLTVNIKLIDSQDVETRGVDVLKDLDAILIPGGFGYRGVEGKIMAARYARENHIPYLGICLGMQVALMEFARNVVGMEGANSTEFMPDCKYPVVALITEWRDENGNVEVRDEASDLGGTMRVGGQQCHLTEGSLVRQMYGEQTIIERHRHRYEVNNMLLKQIEAAGLRVAGLSADRKLVEIVELPDHPWFVACQFHPEFTSTPRDGHPLFAGFVKAAGAYQKRQVK
- the mazG gene encoding nucleoside triphosphate pyrophosphohydrolase encodes the protein MTLPLTNVSPVERLLAIMKTLRDPENGCPWDKKQTFDTIAPYTLEETYEVLDAISRQDFDDLRGELGDLLFQVVFYAQMAQEKGLFDFSDVCNAISDKLERRHPHIFGDLTLTDSDAVLANWEQTKAQERAEKDRHSPLDDIPDALPALMKAQKIQQRCASVGFDWDSLGPVLDKVYEEIDEVMFEARQAVVDEEKLGEEIGDLLFATVNLSRHLGHKAETALQAANRKFTRRFREVEQIVTASGKTLEQATLDEMEAAWQQVKKQEISH